The following coding sequences are from one Natrarchaeobius halalkaliphilus window:
- a CDS encoding NADPH:quinone reductase, translating to MRANRYREYGEPNVLQVEDIEQPEPDRGEVVVAIEAAGVNPLDTKLRSGAYEWATPPMTPGADFAGVVTSVGPGVTDFAEDDRVFGTGLGIGRQGSCAEYVCASLEHVAQLPDNVSFEEGAALALVGVTSWEGMVEKAGLKAGDRCLVHGGSGGVGHVAVQVAKAAGASVTATASPQYHDQVEKLGADTVLDYSRDDLADAIASAGSPDVIMDHRINENIDLNTQVAAQGAQIVAISGTDIELSYSNSGMARGKMQTLHHFAMPQMSTFAPALERVATLAGNGQVSPVIERTYGLDEVAQAHEDVVEESFLGKLVVTP from the coding sequence GAAGACATCGAGCAGCCGGAACCCGATCGGGGCGAAGTCGTCGTAGCGATCGAGGCCGCGGGGGTCAATCCGCTCGACACCAAGCTGCGCTCCGGGGCGTACGAGTGGGCGACCCCGCCGATGACGCCCGGTGCCGATTTCGCGGGCGTCGTAACCTCTGTCGGCCCCGGCGTTACCGACTTCGCGGAGGACGACCGCGTGTTCGGAACGGGGCTCGGAATCGGACGACAAGGATCGTGTGCGGAGTACGTCTGCGCGTCGCTCGAGCACGTCGCACAGTTACCGGATAACGTCTCGTTCGAAGAGGGAGCCGCCCTGGCTTTGGTCGGCGTGACCTCCTGGGAAGGGATGGTCGAGAAAGCGGGACTCAAAGCCGGCGACCGGTGTCTCGTCCACGGCGGGAGCGGCGGTGTGGGTCACGTCGCGGTCCAGGTCGCAAAGGCAGCGGGTGCGTCCGTCACGGCGACGGCCTCGCCGCAGTATCACGATCAGGTAGAGAAGCTGGGGGCGGATACGGTTCTCGATTACTCCCGCGACGATCTCGCAGACGCAATCGCGAGCGCCGGATCCCCCGACGTGATCATGGACCACCGCATCAACGAGAACATCGACCTGAACACCCAAGTGGCCGCACAGGGCGCGCAGATCGTCGCGATCTCCGGCACCGATATCGAGCTGTCGTATTCGAACAGCGGGATGGCCCGCGGAAAGATGCAAACCCTTCACCACTTCGCGATGCCCCAGATGTCGACGTTCGCCCCCGCGCTCGAGCGCGTCGCAACGCTTGCGGGGAACGGACAGGTTTCGCCGGTGATCGAGCGCACGTACGGCCTCGACGAAGTGGCGCAGGCGCACGAGGACGTCGTCGAGGAGAGCTTCCTCGGGAAGCTCGTCGTCACTCCCTAG